Proteins from a single region of Kogia breviceps isolate mKogBre1 chromosome 5, mKogBre1 haplotype 1, whole genome shotgun sequence:
- the TMEM207 gene encoding transmembrane protein 207: MSRSRLLSVTSVVSKTGNLCLPLFQLVLSDSPCEENEMCTNYKDQYTDVWYIWFLLLIFLVALLCGAVLFCLQCWLRKLQNGPRRRTMAVFAVGDLDPVYGTEASVNPTVGMHLQTQNPELYHVPCFGALGPPPPYEKILKSSRF; this comes from the exons ATGTCGAGATCCAGACTTCTAAGCGTCACTTCGGTGGTCTCAAAAACAGGAAACTTGTGTTTGCCACTATTCCAG TTGGTGCTATCGGACTCACCATGTGAAGAAAACGAAAT GTGCACAAACTATAAAGATCAGTACACAGATGTCTGGTATATCTG GTTCTTGCTGCTGATTTTCCTGGTGGCTCTTCTCTGTGGAGCAGTGCTCTTCTGCCTCCAGTGCTGGCTGAGGAAACTCCAAAATGGTCCCCGAAGACGCACCATGGCTGTTTTTGCTGTTGGAGACTTGGACCCTGTTTATG GGACAGAAGCATCTGTGAATCCAACTGTTGGAATGCACCTGCAAACTCAAAATCCTGAACTGTATCATGTTCCATGTTTTGGTGCTTTAGGGCCCCCACCTCCAtatgaaaaaattctaaaatcaagCCGCTTTTAG